In one window of Brassica rapa cultivar Chiifu-401-42 chromosome A07, CAAS_Brap_v3.01, whole genome shotgun sequence DNA:
- the LOC103828728 gene encoding uncharacterized protein LOC103828728 yields the protein MEQLVNFIIRPPRAEYDPEHDLLEKDFMMKGRWYQRKDLEIKNSRGDVLQCSHYMPVERPEGKPLPCVIYCHGNSGCRADGSEAAIMLLPSNITVFTLDFSGSGLSGGEHVTLGWNEKDDLKAVVEFLRQDGNISLIGLWGRSMGAVTSLMYGAEDPSIAGMILDSPFSDLVDLMMELVDTYKFRLPKFTVKFAIQFMRRAIQKKAKFDITDLNTIKVAKSSFVPVLFGHALDDDFIRPHHSDLIYEAYVGDKNIIKFEGDHNSPRPQFYFDSINIFFHNVLRPPEVTGPTFYDPLDEYLAKGSWGTMHDTTIPQSSVQKSLAGSSISEAINEVRVKRPMSRTDVPSNVTSNGSPSETKEKENHDGREDSSSSPDMISFDLSNGDHDQYPPQLAMALDDDQYLEYHLEDIPSNAEEEERMLMKAVMESLKDLEVQSLEKKESPEKRVLGSNSFQTAQEPLLSRKESTSTQANQSETTDTASSPATVGGDVAPSSSESKAPNGTSDSLTAPVDASVPGCTSQKEKENGDVSADTKATVTVERTSSASGKVFDGLIRKWDLNFFKNNK from the exons ATGGAGCAGCTTGTCAACTTCATCATTCGACCTCCAAG AGCTGAGTATGACCCGGAACATGATCTCTTGGAAAAGGACTTCATGATGAAAGGCAGGTGGTATCAAAGAAAAGATTTAGAG ATTAAAAACAGTAGGGGAGATGTTCTCCAGTGTAGTCATTACATGCCTGTTGAACGCCCTGAAGGAAAACCTTTGCCCTGCGTAATATATTGCCATGGTAACAG TGGATGTAGAGCGGATGGTAGTGAAGCCGCAATTATGTTGCTGCCTTCAAACATCACAGTTTTCACTCTTGACTTTTCGGGATCTGGTCTCTCTGGCGGGGAACATGTCACCTTAGGCTGGAACGAA AAGGATGATCTGAAGGCTGTTGTTGAGTTTTTGCGTCAGGATGGAAATATATCCCTGATAGGGTTATGGGGGCGTTCAATGGGTGCTGTCACGAG CTTGATGTATGGAGCTGAGGATCCTTCCATTGCAGGAATGATTTTAGATAGCCCCTTCTCCGATTTGGTTGATCTGATGATGGAACTTGTTGATACATATAAGTTCCGTTTACCAAAGTTTACC GTGAAATTTGCAATACAGTTTATGCGGAGAGCTATTCAGAAAAAAGCAAAGTTCGATATAACGGATCTGAATACCATTAAG GTCGCAAAGTCTAGTTTTGTTCCAGTTTTATTTGGACATGCCTTAGATGATGACTTTATTCGCCCTCATCATTCAGAtcttatatatgaagcctacGTA GGTGACAAAAATATCATCAAGTTTGAGGGAGATCACAACTCTCCTCGGCCTCAGTTCTATTTTGATTCGATAAATATCTTTTTCCATAACGTCCTTCGTCCTCCAGAGGTTACGGGGCCGACATTTTATGACCCGTTAGATGAGTACTTAGCAAAG GGCAGTTGGGGCACTATGCATGACACAACTATTCCACAATCATCAGTGCAGAAGA GTTTAGCCGGGAGTAGCATCTCTGAGGCAATCAATGAAGTCCGCGTGAAAAGACCCATGAGTCGTACAGAT GTTCCTTCGAATGTCACATCCAACGGTTCTCCATCAGAAACTAAG GAAAAAGAGAATCATGATGGCCGTGAAGACAGTTCATCATCTCCTGATATGATAAGCTTTGATTTGTCAAATGGTGATCATGATCAGTACCCTCCTCAGCTTGCGATGGCTTTAGATGATGACCAATATCTGGAGTATCACTTGGAGGACATCCCATCTAatgcagaggaagaagaaagg ATGCTTATGAAAGCAGTGATGGAGTCATTAAAGGACTTGGAAGTGCAAAGTCTTGAGAAAAAAGAATCTCCCGAGAAGAGAGTTCTTGGCAGCAATTCTTTTCAAACTGCACAAGAACCCCTTCTTTCTAGGAAAGAATCAACTTCAACTCAAGCAAACCAGTCAGAGACTACTGATACTGCTTCCAGTCCAGCAACAGTTGGCGGGGATGTAGCACCATCATCTTCCGAGTCCAAAGCTCCAAATGGGACCTCGGATTCTCTAACAGCACCCGTAGATGCTTCTGTGCCTGGCTGCACGAGCCAGAAGGAAAAAGAGAACGGTGACGTGTCGGCAGATACAAAGGCCACAGTGACAGTTGAACGTACTAGTAGCGCATCAGGCAAAGTCTTCGACGGCTTAATACGTAAGTGGGATCTCAACTTCTTCAAAAACAACAAATGA
- the LOC103828731 gene encoding uncharacterized protein LOC103828731 isoform X1 yields MKVAVIGSGISGLGSAYVLATQGVEELVLYEKEESLGGHAKTVRFDGVDLDLGFMVFNRVTYPNMMEFFENLGVDMEISDMSFAVSLDNGKGCEWGSRNGVSGLFAQKKNALNPYFWQMIREIVKFKEDVLRYIEELEANPDIDRSETLGEFLNGRGYSEMFQKAYLVPICGSIWSCPSDGVLSFSAYSVLSFCCNHHLLQIFGRPQWLTVAGRSQTYVAKVRAELERLGCKIRTSCDIKSVLTSDDGRVTVTSGDGSEEVFDKCILAMHAPDALRLLGEQVTFDETRVLGAFRYVYSDIYLHHDTDLMPRNQAAWSAWNFLGSTEKKVCVTYWLNILQNLGEDREPFFVTLNPDQTPKKTLLKWTTGHPVPSVAALTASQELHKIQGKRNIWFCGAYQGYGFHEDGLKAGMAAARGLLGKEAALLNNPRHMVPSLTETGARLFVTRFLGQFISTGCVTILEEGGTMFNFEGKDPTCPLKSVLKIHSPQFYWKVMTQADLGLADAYINGDFSFVDRDSGLLNFMMILIANRDLSSPKSNLAKKRGWWTPMFLTAGVASAKYFLKHVSRQNTLTQARRNISRHYDLSNELFGLFLDDTMTYSSAVFKVTIKTTPSFFTSLTLLMILTSTFCLQSDDEDLRAAQMRKISLLIDKARVEKHHEVLEIGCGWGTLAIEVVRRTGCRYTGITLSIEQLKYAEEKVKEAGLEDRITFKLCDYRQLSDAHKYDRIISCEMLEAVGHEFMEMFFSRCEAALAENGLMVLQFISIPEERYNEYRLSSDFIKEYIFPGGCLPSLARVTSAMSSSSRLCIEHVENIGIHYYQTLRMWRKNFLDRQKPIMALGFDDKFIRTWEYYFDYCAAGFKTLTLGNYQVVFSRPGNVAAFANSYKGFPSAYYVA; encoded by the exons atgaaaGTGGCGGTGATAGGAAGTGGAATAAGTGGATTAGGAAGCGCCTACGTTCTTGCTACTCAAGGAGTCGAAGAACTCGTTTTGTACGAGAAAGAAGAGTCATTAGGTGGTCATGCTAAAACGGTGCGTTTTGATGGAGTTGACTTGGACCTTGGATTCATGGTCTTCAATCGT GTAACATATCCAAACATGATGGAGTTCTTCGAGAATCTTGGAGTAGACATGGAGATTTCAGACATGTCTTTCGCAGTAAGCCTTGACAATGGCAAAGGATGTGAATGGGGAAGCCGCAACGGTGTGTCTGGCTTATTTGCTCAGAAGAAGAACGCTCTAAACCCTTATTTCTGGCAAATGATCAGAGAGATCGTTAAGTTTAAAGAAGACGTTTTAAGATACATCGAAGAGCTCGAGGCTAACCCTGACATCGATCGAAGTGAAACCTTAGGAGAGTTCCTCAATGGTCGTGGATACTCTGAGATGTTTCAGAAAGCTTACTTG GTTCCGATATGTGGCTCGATATGGTCATGTCCATCAGATGGTGTTTTAAGCTTCTCTGCTTACTCTGTTCTTTCGTTTTGCTGCAACCACCACCTTCTTcag ATCTTTGGGAGGCCACAGTGGCTAACTGTGGCAGGACGTTCTCAGACTTATGTTGCAAAG GTTAGGGCAGAATTGGAGCGACTAGGATGCAAGATCAGAACAAGCTGCGACATTAAATCTGTTTTGACATCTGATGATGGTCGTGTCACTGTAACAAGTGGAGACGGGTCTGAAGAAGTATTTGATAAGTGCATACTGGCTATGCACGCTCCAGATGCTCTGAGATTGCTTGGCGAGCAAGTCACATTTGATGAAACTAGGGTTCTTGGCGCTTTCCGATACGTTTACAG TGATATATATCTTCATCATGACACTGACTTGATGCCGCGGAACCAAGCAGCATGGAGCGCGTGGAATTTCTTGGGAAGCACGGAAAAGAAAGTATGTGTAACATACTGGCTCAACATACTTCAG AACCTTGGGGAAGACCGTGAACCGTTCTTCGTGACACTTAACCCAGATCAGACTCCAAAGAAAACATTGCTCAAATGGACCACTGGCCATCCTGTGCCTTCTGTTGCAGCTTTGACAGCCTCACAGGAGCTTCACAAGATTCAAGGCAAACGTAACATATGGTTTTGTGGTGCATATCAAGGTTACGGCTTCCATGAAGATGGACTAAAG GCTGGTATGGCGGCTGCACGAGGTTTGCTAGGGAAAGAAGCAGCTCTTCTGAACAATCCAAGACATATGGTTCCTTCTCTAACCGAAACAGGAGCACGACTTTTTGTTACTAGGTTCTTGGGACAGTTCATATCAACTGGTTGTGTAAC GATACTGGAAGAAGGAGGAACAATGTTCAACTTTGAGGGAAAAGATCCTACTTGTCCTTTGAAATCTGTCCTCAAGATTCACAGTCCTCAGTTTTACTGGAAG GTTATGACACAAGCAGATTTGGGACTTGCAGATGCTTATATCAATGGAGATTTTTCATTCGTTGATAGAGACTCAGGACTTTTGAATTTCATGATG ATTCTCATTGCCAACAGAGATCTTTCCTCACCAAAGTCAAATCTTGCTAAGAAGAG GGGATGGTGGACACCAATGTTTCTAACTGCCGGTGTAGCATCTGCTAAGTATTTTCTAAAGCATGTCTCTAGACAGAACACTTTAACACAAGCTCGCAGGAACATTTCTCGTCACTATGACCTT AGCAACGAGCTTTTCGGTTTATTCTTGGATGATACCATGACTTACTCCTCTGCAGTATTCAAGGTGACCATAAAAACAACTCCCTCTTTTTTTACTTCTCTTACCTTGCTTATGATTCTGACTTCAACCTTTTGTTTACAGtcagatgatgaggatctgagAGCTGCTCAGATGAGAAAAATATCTCTTCTAATTGATAAG GCGAGAGTAGAGAAGCACCATGAGGTTTTGGAAATTGGATGTGGATGGGGAACTTTGGCCATAGAAGTTGTGAGAAGAACTGGATGCAGATACACTGGCATCACATTATCTATTGAACAGCTTAAATATGCagaagagaaagtgaaagaagCTGGACTTGAG GACCGGATCACCTTTAAGCTCTGCGATTATCGTCAACTATCTGATGCtcacaaatatgatagaatcaTATCTtg TGAGATGCTAGAAGCAGTTGGCCATGAGTTTATGGAGATGTTCTTCAGTCGCTGTGAAGCTGCGCTTGCAGAAAACGGTCTAATGGTCTTGCAG TTCATATCGATACCCGAAGAGCGTTACAATGAGTATAGACTAAGCTCAGATTTCATTAAGGAATACATATTCCCAGGTGGATGCCTTCCTTCCTTAGCAAGAGTTACTTCTGCCATGTCCTCTTCTTCTAGGCTATG CATTGAACATGTTGAGAATATTGGAATTCATTACTACCAAACATTGAGAATGTGGAGGAAGAACTTCTTGGACAGACAAAA GCCAATCATGGCTCTAGGATTTGATGATAAGTTCATAAGGACATGGGAGTATTATTTTGATTATTGCGCAGCTGGTTTCAAGACTCTTACCCTTGGAAACTACCAG GTGGTGTTCTCGCGTCCAGGGAACGTAGCTGCATTCGCTAATTCATACAAGGGATTTCCTTCCGCTTATTATGTCGCCTGA
- the LOC103828731 gene encoding uncharacterized protein LOC103828731 isoform X2 — protein MKVAVIGSGISGLGSAYVLATQGVEELVLYEKEESLGGHAKTVRFDGVDLDLGFMVFNRVTYPNMMEFFENLGVDMEISDMSFAVSLDNGKGCEWGSRNGVSGLFAQKKNALNPYFWQMIREIVKFKEDVLRYIEELEANPDIDRSETLGEFLNGRGYSEMFQKAYLVPICGSIWSCPSDGVLSFSAYSVLSFCCNHHLLQIFGRPQWLTVAGRSQTYVAKVRAELERLGCKIRTSCDIKSVLTSDDGRVTVTSGDGSEEVFDKCILAMHAPDALRLLGEQVTFDETRVLGAFRYVYSDIYLHHDTDLMPRNQAAWSAWNFLGSTEKKVCVTYWLNILQNLGEDREPFFVTLNPDQTPKKTLLKWTTGHPVPSVAALTASQELHKIQGKRNIWFCGAYQGYGFHEDGLKAGMAAARGLLGKEAALLNNPRHMVPSLTETGARLFVTRFLGQFISTGCVTILEEGGTMFNFEGKDPTCPLKSVLKIHSPQFYWKVMTQADLGLADAYINGDFSFVDRDSGLLNFMMILIANRDLSSPKSNLAKKRGWWTPMFLTAGVASAKYFLKHVSRQNTLTQARRNISRHYDLSNELFGLFLDDTMTYSSAVFKSDDEDLRAAQMRKISLLIDKARVEKHHEVLEIGCGWGTLAIEVVRRTGCRYTGITLSIEQLKYAEEKVKEAGLEDRITFKLCDYRQLSDAHKYDRIISCEMLEAVGHEFMEMFFSRCEAALAENGLMVLQFISIPEERYNEYRLSSDFIKEYIFPGGCLPSLARVTSAMSSSSRLCIEHVENIGIHYYQTLRMWRKNFLDRQKPIMALGFDDKFIRTWEYYFDYCAAGFKTLTLGNYQVVFSRPGNVAAFANSYKGFPSAYYVA, from the exons atgaaaGTGGCGGTGATAGGAAGTGGAATAAGTGGATTAGGAAGCGCCTACGTTCTTGCTACTCAAGGAGTCGAAGAACTCGTTTTGTACGAGAAAGAAGAGTCATTAGGTGGTCATGCTAAAACGGTGCGTTTTGATGGAGTTGACTTGGACCTTGGATTCATGGTCTTCAATCGT GTAACATATCCAAACATGATGGAGTTCTTCGAGAATCTTGGAGTAGACATGGAGATTTCAGACATGTCTTTCGCAGTAAGCCTTGACAATGGCAAAGGATGTGAATGGGGAAGCCGCAACGGTGTGTCTGGCTTATTTGCTCAGAAGAAGAACGCTCTAAACCCTTATTTCTGGCAAATGATCAGAGAGATCGTTAAGTTTAAAGAAGACGTTTTAAGATACATCGAAGAGCTCGAGGCTAACCCTGACATCGATCGAAGTGAAACCTTAGGAGAGTTCCTCAATGGTCGTGGATACTCTGAGATGTTTCAGAAAGCTTACTTG GTTCCGATATGTGGCTCGATATGGTCATGTCCATCAGATGGTGTTTTAAGCTTCTCTGCTTACTCTGTTCTTTCGTTTTGCTGCAACCACCACCTTCTTcag ATCTTTGGGAGGCCACAGTGGCTAACTGTGGCAGGACGTTCTCAGACTTATGTTGCAAAG GTTAGGGCAGAATTGGAGCGACTAGGATGCAAGATCAGAACAAGCTGCGACATTAAATCTGTTTTGACATCTGATGATGGTCGTGTCACTGTAACAAGTGGAGACGGGTCTGAAGAAGTATTTGATAAGTGCATACTGGCTATGCACGCTCCAGATGCTCTGAGATTGCTTGGCGAGCAAGTCACATTTGATGAAACTAGGGTTCTTGGCGCTTTCCGATACGTTTACAG TGATATATATCTTCATCATGACACTGACTTGATGCCGCGGAACCAAGCAGCATGGAGCGCGTGGAATTTCTTGGGAAGCACGGAAAAGAAAGTATGTGTAACATACTGGCTCAACATACTTCAG AACCTTGGGGAAGACCGTGAACCGTTCTTCGTGACACTTAACCCAGATCAGACTCCAAAGAAAACATTGCTCAAATGGACCACTGGCCATCCTGTGCCTTCTGTTGCAGCTTTGACAGCCTCACAGGAGCTTCACAAGATTCAAGGCAAACGTAACATATGGTTTTGTGGTGCATATCAAGGTTACGGCTTCCATGAAGATGGACTAAAG GCTGGTATGGCGGCTGCACGAGGTTTGCTAGGGAAAGAAGCAGCTCTTCTGAACAATCCAAGACATATGGTTCCTTCTCTAACCGAAACAGGAGCACGACTTTTTGTTACTAGGTTCTTGGGACAGTTCATATCAACTGGTTGTGTAAC GATACTGGAAGAAGGAGGAACAATGTTCAACTTTGAGGGAAAAGATCCTACTTGTCCTTTGAAATCTGTCCTCAAGATTCACAGTCCTCAGTTTTACTGGAAG GTTATGACACAAGCAGATTTGGGACTTGCAGATGCTTATATCAATGGAGATTTTTCATTCGTTGATAGAGACTCAGGACTTTTGAATTTCATGATG ATTCTCATTGCCAACAGAGATCTTTCCTCACCAAAGTCAAATCTTGCTAAGAAGAG GGGATGGTGGACACCAATGTTTCTAACTGCCGGTGTAGCATCTGCTAAGTATTTTCTAAAGCATGTCTCTAGACAGAACACTTTAACACAAGCTCGCAGGAACATTTCTCGTCACTATGACCTT AGCAACGAGCTTTTCGGTTTATTCTTGGATGATACCATGACTTACTCCTCTGCAGTATTCAAG tcagatgatgaggatctgagAGCTGCTCAGATGAGAAAAATATCTCTTCTAATTGATAAG GCGAGAGTAGAGAAGCACCATGAGGTTTTGGAAATTGGATGTGGATGGGGAACTTTGGCCATAGAAGTTGTGAGAAGAACTGGATGCAGATACACTGGCATCACATTATCTATTGAACAGCTTAAATATGCagaagagaaagtgaaagaagCTGGACTTGAG GACCGGATCACCTTTAAGCTCTGCGATTATCGTCAACTATCTGATGCtcacaaatatgatagaatcaTATCTtg TGAGATGCTAGAAGCAGTTGGCCATGAGTTTATGGAGATGTTCTTCAGTCGCTGTGAAGCTGCGCTTGCAGAAAACGGTCTAATGGTCTTGCAG TTCATATCGATACCCGAAGAGCGTTACAATGAGTATAGACTAAGCTCAGATTTCATTAAGGAATACATATTCCCAGGTGGATGCCTTCCTTCCTTAGCAAGAGTTACTTCTGCCATGTCCTCTTCTTCTAGGCTATG CATTGAACATGTTGAGAATATTGGAATTCATTACTACCAAACATTGAGAATGTGGAGGAAGAACTTCTTGGACAGACAAAA GCCAATCATGGCTCTAGGATTTGATGATAAGTTCATAAGGACATGGGAGTATTATTTTGATTATTGCGCAGCTGGTTTCAAGACTCTTACCCTTGGAAACTACCAG GTGGTGTTCTCGCGTCCAGGGAACGTAGCTGCATTCGCTAATTCATACAAGGGATTTCCTTCCGCTTATTATGTCGCCTGA
- the LOC103828730 gene encoding endo-1,3;1,4-beta-D-glucanase isoform X1, protein MSGHQCTENPPKLDPNSGSGHVEKLGGLDSYVSGSTHSKLAVVLVSHVFGYETPQLRCKKDSVSVGVGVNLGSLCWLFNRKLKLADKVAEAGFYAVVPDFFHGDPYNPANEDRPLPIWIKDHPQDKAFEDSKPVVDALKNKGITTVGAAGFCWGAKVAVELAKQELVKAVVLLHPSRVTVDDIKGVKVPISVLGAEYDQVTPPKLVQQFQNVLATKPEVKSFVKIFPRVKHGWTVRYDPNDPSEVEAAKEAHKDMLVWLINHVK, encoded by the exons ATGTCGGGTCATCAGTGTACAGAGAACCCGCCTAAGCTGGATCCAAATAGCGGGTCGGGTCATGTAGAGAAGCTAGGCGGCCTCGACAGTTACGTCTCTGGTTCAACTCACTCAAAGCTCGCCGTTGTTCTTGTCTCTCATGTTTTCG GATATGAAACTCCACAACTGAG ATGTAAGAAAGATTCAGTGTCAGTGGGAGTGGGAGTTAATCTTGGCTCTTTGTGTTGGCTTTTTAATCGTAAGCT GAAACTTGCTGACAAAGTTGCAGAAGCTGGATTCTATGCGGTGGTTCCCGACTTCTTCCATGGAGATCCCTACAATCCCGCGAACGAGGATCGACCACTTCCTATCTGGATAAAAGATCACCCACAA GATAAGGCTTTTGAGGACTCAAAGCCAGTAGTTGATGCCTTGAAGAACAAAGGCATAACTACTGTTGGAGCAGCAGGGTTCTGTTGGGGTG CAAAAGTTGCAGTGGAACTGGCGAAGCAAGAGCTTGTTAAAGCTGTTGTTTTGTTACATCCTTCTCGTGTTACGGTGGATGATATTAAGG GGGTGAAGGTTCCAATTTCTGTGTTAGGAGCTGAGTATGATCAAGTGACTCCTCCAAAACTCGTGCAGCAATTCCAAAATGTTTTAGCTACAAAACCTGAG GTGAAAAGTTTTGTGAAGATATTCCCAAGAGTCAAACATGGTTGGACTGTTAGGTACGACCCGAATGATCCATCAGAAGTTGAAGCCGCAAAGGAAGCTCATAAGGACATGCTTGTTTGGCTCATCAACCATGTCAAGTGA
- the LOC103828730 gene encoding endo-1,3;1,4-beta-D-glucanase isoform X2, whose protein sequence is MSGHQCTENPPKLDPNSGSGHVEKLGGLDSYVSGSTHSKLAVVLVSHVFGYETPQLRKLADKVAEAGFYAVVPDFFHGDPYNPANEDRPLPIWIKDHPQDKAFEDSKPVVDALKNKGITTVGAAGFCWGAKVAVELAKQELVKAVVLLHPSRVTVDDIKGVKVPISVLGAEYDQVTPPKLVQQFQNVLATKPEVKSFVKIFPRVKHGWTVRYDPNDPSEVEAAKEAHKDMLVWLINHVK, encoded by the exons ATGTCGGGTCATCAGTGTACAGAGAACCCGCCTAAGCTGGATCCAAATAGCGGGTCGGGTCATGTAGAGAAGCTAGGCGGCCTCGACAGTTACGTCTCTGGTTCAACTCACTCAAAGCTCGCCGTTGTTCTTGTCTCTCATGTTTTCG GATATGAAACTCCACAACTGAG GAAACTTGCTGACAAAGTTGCAGAAGCTGGATTCTATGCGGTGGTTCCCGACTTCTTCCATGGAGATCCCTACAATCCCGCGAACGAGGATCGACCACTTCCTATCTGGATAAAAGATCACCCACAA GATAAGGCTTTTGAGGACTCAAAGCCAGTAGTTGATGCCTTGAAGAACAAAGGCATAACTACTGTTGGAGCAGCAGGGTTCTGTTGGGGTG CAAAAGTTGCAGTGGAACTGGCGAAGCAAGAGCTTGTTAAAGCTGTTGTTTTGTTACATCCTTCTCGTGTTACGGTGGATGATATTAAGG GGGTGAAGGTTCCAATTTCTGTGTTAGGAGCTGAGTATGATCAAGTGACTCCTCCAAAACTCGTGCAGCAATTCCAAAATGTTTTAGCTACAAAACCTGAG GTGAAAAGTTTTGTGAAGATATTCCCAAGAGTCAAACATGGTTGGACTGTTAGGTACGACCCGAATGATCCATCAGAAGTTGAAGCCGCAAAGGAAGCTCATAAGGACATGCTTGTTTGGCTCATCAACCATGTCAAGTGA
- the LOC117126824 gene encoding uncharacterized protein LOC117126824, which translates to MAKETAIRTGEASPPLLFRHVSPGPGYSTMQFRLLHFWDARKNVKGGPCILLGIEMLMIDAEGFIGQNRRNQYEKELQRGRIYTLTSFYASNSKVMYHVADQRLVICISHASALSKVEEDIEGILIERFRVHSFSDFEANCDLRGDLHDVVGHLKLVDGQALHQRPVLCTNDDLASRKVMVDHEPFWNPSVTSLVNPVEVVKVETLTISEIAAFLKRQPAQVAYFDCIATIDDVKLSTEWYYIACKDCQTKLNRGPTTLLCPKCGNENATAVAKYWVELSVYDNEEHCTFIILGDAGKDLTCKKATELIDAYVQSLPN; encoded by the exons ATGGCGAAAGAGACTGCAATCCGCACCGGCGAAGCTTCTCCTCCTCTCCTCTTCCGACATGTTTCACCAGGACCAGGATATTCCACCATGCAGTTTAGGCTTCTTCATTTCTGGGATGCTCGCAAGAATGTCAAAGGAGGACCATGCATCCTTCTTGGGATCGAGATGCTTATGATCGATGCGGAG GGGTTCATTGGTCAGAACCGTCGCAACCAGTATGAGAAAGAGCTCCAGCGTGGGAGAATCTACACACTGACAAGCTTCTATGCGTCCAACAGCAAGGTGATGTACCATGTTGCTGATCAGAGGCTGGTAATTTGCATCTCCCACGCCTCTGCTCTGTCGAAGGTTGAAGAAGACATTGAAGGCATTTTGATAGAGCGCTTCAGGGTCCATTCTTTTTCAGATTTTGAAGCCAACTGCGATCTCAGAGGGGATCTTCACG ATGTTGTTGGCCACCTTAAGCTGGTTGATGGCCAGGCTCTCCATCAGCGTCCGGTTTTGTGCACCAATGATGACTTAGCTTCTCGGAAAGTGATG GTTGACCACGAACCCTTCTGGAACCCTTCTGTAACTTCTTTGGTGAACCCTGTTGAGGTGGTCAAAGTTGAGACTCTCACAATAAGTGAGATTGCCGCCTTCCTCAAGCGTCAGCCTGCTCAA GTTGCCTACTTTGACTGCATTGCCACAATTGATGATGTCAAGCTTAGCACTGAGTGGTATTACATTGCTTGCAAAGATTGCCAGACCAAGTTAAACCGTGGGCCGACAACATTGCTTTGTCCAAAATGCGGGAATGAAAATGCTACTGCAGTAGCCAA ATATTGGGTGGAGTTGTCTGTCTATGATAATGAGGAGCATTGCACGTTCATCATTCTCGGAGATGCTGGGAAAGATCTCACATGCAAGAAAGCAACAGAGTTGATCGATGCTTATGTTCAG AGTCTACCAAATTGA